From Echinicola soli, a single genomic window includes:
- a CDS encoding SusC/RagA family TonB-linked outer membrane protein → MKKILHAIRMISKYTLIGFVFQLAFLNFLYAGPSKAQENLDMEKVTVNVKAKEDPLPTVLEDIKSQTDFTFIYDDKIIPSNTKISIEARNESLENVLIELSKEHRWAFKQVNDRISIKPIKGLHFGKSVTREVTVSGTVLDANNLPIPGVTVLVKGTTNGTTTDLDGHYRLNVPENSVLVFSFVGFITQEAAVGNKDVIDIQLKEKISALNEVVVVGYGEQKKINLTGAVNQVGSEVTENRPAPNLTRMLQGTMPNLNIKMVDGSPTRSAAFNIRGMTSIGAGGDALVLIDGVEGDPNLVNPNDVESVTILKDASSAAVYGSRAAFGVVLITTKSAKAGKSQLNVNLNHSVNKRTVVPDLVTNGYQWAKNFDEAFYGWYDYKTHPISVNSTFPFSLEYLERLRQHDEDPSLPKVEYVEEVGRYEYYGNTDWFKYHHKDNMPATEASISASGGNENARYFVSGMYYHQDGIFNYSSDKFDKYNLRAKGEVNLNDWLILENNFDLSTYTYGYPLLANGDINIWRYLAVQSYPMLLMNNPDDTYSQNGVYVGASFLEGNSRSDQSNFFVRNTPTLTATPFGDLLTLKANFTFSKKFIKDKRVNNYVNYSNAPGDLNRFGNSLLRQYENETTYWGSNITGQFNKTLNEGHDLGLLLGYNIESSLTKNWNTSRDGLLVPEKPDYNLLDGLNYTISGGGSEWKYLGAFYRLNYSYKDKYLLEFNGRYDGSSKFPSDERYGFFPSVSAGWNVSEEGFMQNTRNWLDNLKIRTSYGSLGNGNVAPYRYLETMSVNKSTVILEGIQKGYTYMPGVIPNSLTWERATTFNIGVDASFLDGRLGVNYDWYNRMTTDMFTFGQPLPNVFGATEPYGNYADLSTKGWEFTITWKDQAIVGGKPLEYGFNGSVWDNRSTITKFNNPEKVLGSGYYVGQDVGEIWGYVTEGLFASEEDVLNHADQDFLRNSNGNIWLPGDLKFTDLNDDGVINQGDNTVNNPGDRKIIGNNAPRYQFGFTLNANWNNFGISAFFQGIAKRDWYFAPEADLFWGIYNRPYSFQPTKMMSDYWTEENPDAYFPRLRGYTALGTGRSLGAAQTRYLQDASYIRLKNITVDYSLPTQWVSKIGMQRAKIFFTGQNIWTRTGLSKHTDNFDPEIIENPLGDMTNGYGQGDAYPMLKSYTLGVNLSF, encoded by the coding sequence ATGAAAAAAATATTACATGCTATCCGTATGATCAGCAAATACACCCTTATTGGTTTTGTTTTCCAGTTAGCATTCCTCAATTTTCTTTATGCAGGTCCCAGCAAGGCGCAGGAAAATCTGGATATGGAAAAGGTTACCGTGAATGTCAAGGCGAAGGAGGATCCCTTACCTACTGTCCTGGAGGACATCAAATCACAGACGGATTTTACCTTTATCTATGATGATAAGATCATCCCGTCCAATACGAAAATATCCATAGAAGCCCGAAATGAATCTTTGGAAAATGTACTGATCGAGCTCTCCAAGGAACATCGCTGGGCCTTTAAGCAGGTCAATGATCGGATCAGCATTAAGCCGATCAAGGGACTGCACTTTGGCAAATCCGTCACCAGGGAAGTAACGGTGAGCGGAACGGTCTTGGATGCCAATAACCTGCCTATTCCGGGGGTGACCGTTTTGGTAAAAGGCACTACCAATGGTACCACAACGGACCTGGATGGCCATTACCGCTTGAATGTTCCCGAAAACAGTGTCTTAGTATTTTCTTTTGTTGGCTTTATCACCCAGGAAGCGGCTGTCGGCAATAAGGATGTGATCGATATCCAGTTGAAAGAGAAAATATCAGCACTCAATGAAGTAGTAGTCGTGGGCTATGGTGAGCAAAAGAAAATCAACCTTACCGGTGCTGTGAACCAGGTGGGCAGCGAAGTAACCGAAAACCGACCGGCACCTAACCTTACCAGAATGCTCCAGGGAACCATGCCAAACCTAAACATCAAAATGGTGGATGGCAGTCCGACACGGTCTGCAGCATTTAATATCCGCGGGATGACTTCTATTGGTGCTGGTGGAGACGCCCTTGTCCTTATTGATGGAGTGGAAGGGGATCCTAACTTGGTTAACCCCAATGACGTGGAGAGCGTGACCATCCTCAAGGATGCTTCTTCTGCAGCAGTATATGGTTCCAGAGCGGCATTTGGCGTGGTACTGATTACCACCAAGTCAGCCAAAGCTGGCAAAAGCCAGCTCAATGTAAACCTCAACCATTCTGTTAACAAACGCACTGTTGTACCGGACTTGGTGACCAATGGCTACCAATGGGCAAAGAATTTTGATGAGGCATTTTATGGGTGGTATGACTATAAAACCCATCCCATATCAGTAAACAGTACCTTTCCTTTTTCCTTGGAGTACTTAGAAAGGCTTCGTCAGCATGATGAGGATCCCAGTTTGCCCAAGGTAGAGTATGTCGAGGAAGTAGGACGGTACGAATATTATGGAAATACCGACTGGTTTAAATACCACCATAAAGATAATATGCCCGCCACCGAGGCGTCTATTAGTGCTTCCGGTGGTAATGAAAATGCCCGATATTTTGTTTCTGGGATGTATTATCACCAAGATGGAATATTTAACTATTCTTCTGATAAGTTTGACAAATATAATTTACGGGCCAAGGGAGAAGTAAACTTGAACGATTGGCTGATCCTGGAAAACAACTTCGATCTCAGTACCTATACTTATGGCTATCCGCTGCTGGCGAATGGGGATATCAACATATGGAGATATTTGGCTGTGCAGAGTTACCCAATGTTGCTTATGAACAACCCTGACGACACCTATTCACAAAACGGTGTTTACGTAGGCGCTTCATTCTTGGAAGGCAACAGTCGCTCCGACCAAAGTAATTTTTTTGTAAGAAATACTCCAACGCTTACCGCTACTCCTTTCGGGGATCTCTTGACGCTGAAAGCCAACTTTACTTTCTCCAAGAAATTTATAAAGGACAAAAGGGTCAATAACTACGTTAACTACAGTAATGCCCCTGGAGATCTTAATCGTTTTGGGAACAGCTTGCTGCGACAGTATGAAAATGAAACCACCTACTGGGGATCCAATATTACGGGCCAATTTAACAAGACCCTGAATGAAGGACATGATCTGGGCCTACTCTTGGGGTATAATATCGAAAGTTCTCTTACCAAAAACTGGAATACCAGCCGTGACGGGTTATTGGTGCCCGAAAAGCCAGACTATAACTTGCTTGATGGACTGAACTACACCATCAGTGGAGGAGGTAGTGAATGGAAGTATTTGGGCGCTTTTTACCGGTTAAACTACAGCTATAAAGACAAATACCTGTTGGAATTCAATGGCCGTTATGACGGGTCTTCTAAGTTTCCGTCTGATGAGCGGTATGGTTTCTTCCCTTCCGTATCTGCCGGTTGGAATGTGTCCGAGGAGGGCTTTATGCAAAATACCCGAAATTGGTTGGATAATTTGAAAATCAGGACTTCCTATGGTTCGCTTGGCAATGGTAACGTGGCTCCTTACCGTTATTTGGAAACCATGTCTGTCAATAAGTCAACCGTGATCCTAGAAGGTATTCAGAAAGGCTATACCTATATGCCCGGTGTGATCCCCAATAGCTTGACTTGGGAGCGTGCCACTACTTTTAACATTGGGGTGGATGCTTCCTTCTTGGATGGTCGATTGGGTGTGAATTACGATTGGTATAATAGGATGACCACGGACATGTTTACCTTTGGCCAGCCACTTCCCAATGTGTTTGGCGCTACGGAACCATATGGCAACTATGCAGATCTTTCCACCAAAGGCTGGGAGTTTACCATTACTTGGAAAGATCAGGCAATTGTGGGCGGTAAGCCACTTGAATACGGTTTTAATGGATCCGTTTGGGACAATAGGTCCACCATCACGAAGTTTAACAACCCTGAAAAAGTATTGGGTTCTGGCTATTATGTAGGACAAGATGTGGGTGAAATTTGGGGCTATGTGACCGAAGGCTTATTTGCATCTGAAGAAGATGTCCTTAACCATGCCGATCAAGATTTCCTGCGCAATTCCAATGGAAACATCTGGCTTCCTGGTGACCTCAAATTCACGGATCTCAATGATGATGGTGTCATTAACCAAGGGGACAACACGGTGAACAATCCCGGTGACCGTAAGATTATCGGAAACAATGCCCCTCGTTATCAATTTGGGTTTACCCTTAATGCTAATTGGAATAATTTTGGGATATCGGCTTTCTTCCAAGGTATAGCCAAAAGAGACTGGTACTTTGCCCCGGAGGCGGATCTTTTCTGGGGTATCTACAACAGGCCATACAGTTTCCAACCTACCAAGATGATGAGCGATTATTGGACAGAGGAAAATCCTGACGCCTATTTCCCAAGGCTCAGGGGTTATACGGCTTTGGGAACCGGAAGATCATTGGGGGCAGCACAGACCCGGTACTTGCAGGATGCCAGCTATATCCGATTGAAAAACATTACCGTGGACTATTCCCTTCCTACACAATGGGTGAGTAAAATCGGCATGCAGCGGGCTAAGATTTTCTTTACCGGGCAAAATATTTGGACCCGTACCGGCTTGAGTAAGCATACGGATAATTTTGATCCAGAGATTATCGAGAACCCACTTGGGGATATGACCAATGGTTATGGCCAAGGGGATGCCTATCCAATGCTCAAGTCCTACACACTTGGCGTAAACCTTTCCTTCTAA